The proteins below come from a single Candidatus Binatia bacterium genomic window:
- a CDS encoding ammonium transporter: MKGSSRVLFVGGSACALLRPLAAVTVIAALVGVFAPAIASAADAATRSDPTIEQRVADLEAYVNNAARGADATNATVASKVSGSGPGHNGWMMTSAALVLFMTLPGLALFYGGLVRTKNVLSVLAQCFGIAGLVTILWWAFGYSMVFDRGGGIIGGFSKMFLRGVTSAPNTDYSYWVSENVFAMYQMMFAIITPALIIGAIAERMKFSAILLFVTLWMLVVYFPLAHMVWGVTGMMNGVWNADAPIKAIDFAGGTVVHMSSGWSALILCLILGPRIGFRKEAFAPHSMVMCMIGTGMLWVGWYGFNAGSAVAADGVAANAFTTTTLATAVASFTWAMAEYFERGKPSVLGFCSGAVAGLVVITPACGFVTPGSSVLIGILAGIVPFIACTRIKHIFQYDDALDTFGVHAVGGTLGAFVTGIFATPDVNSNLATNLSKIVGSTLWMEQLKAMGITIVMAVVGTVVIANVVRALVGLRPETEVERQGLDISEHGEVGYNF; this comes from the coding sequence ATGAAAGGAAGTTCGCGAGTTCTCTTCGTGGGCGGCAGCGCCTGCGCTCTCCTGCGGCCTCTTGCCGCTGTCACCGTCATCGCGGCCCTTGTCGGCGTCTTCGCGCCGGCGATCGCCTCGGCGGCCGACGCAGCGACGCGCTCCGACCCGACCATCGAGCAACGGGTGGCCGACCTCGAGGCCTACGTGAACAACGCCGCGCGCGGAGCCGACGCAACCAATGCGACGGTCGCGTCGAAGGTCTCCGGTTCCGGCCCCGGCCATAACGGCTGGATGATGACGTCGGCGGCACTGGTGCTGTTCATGACGCTGCCGGGGCTGGCGCTGTTCTACGGCGGCCTCGTGCGCACGAAGAACGTGCTGTCGGTGCTGGCCCAGTGTTTCGGCATTGCCGGCCTCGTGACGATCCTTTGGTGGGCCTTCGGCTACAGCATGGTCTTCGACAGGGGCGGCGGCATCATCGGCGGCTTCTCCAAGATGTTCCTGCGAGGCGTGACGAGCGCACCCAATACCGACTACTCGTACTGGGTCTCCGAGAACGTCTTCGCGATGTACCAGATGATGTTCGCGATCATCACGCCGGCGCTGATCATCGGCGCGATCGCCGAGCGCATGAAGTTCTCGGCAATCCTGCTGTTCGTCACGCTTTGGATGCTCGTCGTCTACTTCCCGCTGGCCCACATGGTCTGGGGTGTCACCGGGATGATGAACGGCGTCTGGAACGCCGACGCCCCGATCAAGGCCATCGACTTCGCCGGCGGCACTGTCGTGCACATGTCGTCGGGATGGTCGGCGCTGATCCTGTGCCTGATCCTCGGGCCCCGCATCGGATTCCGCAAGGAGGCATTCGCGCCGCACAGCATGGTGATGTGCATGATCGGCACCGGGATGCTGTGGGTCGGCTGGTACGGCTTCAATGCAGGAAGCGCGGTGGCTGCCGACGGCGTTGCCGCCAACGCGTTCACGACCACGACGCTGGCAACGGCGGTCGCGTCGTTTACGTGGGCGATGGCCGAATACTTCGAGCGCGGCAAGCCCAGCGTGCTCGGCTTCTGTTCGGGTGCGGTGGCCGGCCTCGTCGTGATCACGCCGGCCTGCGGCTTCGTCACGCCCGGCTCGAGCGTCCTCATCGGCATCCTGGCCGGAATCGTTCCGTTCATCGCGTGCACGCGCATCAAGCACATATTCCAGTACGACGACGCGCTCGACACCTTCGGCGTGCACGCCGTCGGCGGAACTCTCGGCGCCTTCGTCACCGGAATCTTCGCGACTCCCGACGTCAACTCGAACCTCGCGACGAACCTGTCGAAGATCGTCGGCAGCACGCTGTGGATGGAGCAGCTCAAGGCGATGGGCATCACGATCGTGATGGCCGTCGTCGGCACGGTGGTGATCGCCAACGTCGTGCGCGCGCTGGTCGGGCTCAGGCCGGAGACCGAGGTCGAGCGCCAGGGTCTCGACATCAGCGAACACGGCGAAGTGGGGTACAACTTCTGA
- a CDS encoding class I SAM-dependent RNA methyltransferase, producing the protein MPLDLVAASTFGVEAVVARELDALGYQASPAQTGRIHFEGDRLALARANIQLRSADRVFVRLAEFPAPDFDALFETVLSIPWQDWIARDEAFPVTGRSVRSTLSSVPALQRTVKKAISMRLGEAFGVRSLAETGAVVPIEIALLHDTATLLLDTSGDGLHKRGYRDLVGAAPLRETLAAALVDLSFWKNGKALIDPFCGSGTIAIEAALAGRRIAPGVARSFAAEGWSWMPAEVWAQAREEAQDQALERLDERIIATDIDAEALSLARRHAARAGVEADIHFQKRAFADLETSHHYGCIVTNPPYGVRLEDDDDVRRLYESMAAVFERLPTWSFFVLTPWRDFESIVRRRADRRRKLYNARIECTYFQFHGPKPPRADGGGTGTGTGEDREARESGPR; encoded by the coding sequence ATGCCGCTGGATCTCGTAGCCGCCTCCACGTTCGGCGTGGAGGCGGTCGTCGCGCGCGAGCTCGACGCGCTCGGCTACCAGGCCAGCCCCGCGCAGACCGGGCGCATCCACTTCGAGGGCGATCGCCTCGCGCTGGCGCGCGCGAACATCCAGCTGCGAAGCGCCGACCGCGTCTTCGTGCGGCTCGCCGAGTTTCCCGCGCCCGATTTCGATGCGCTGTTCGAGACCGTGCTGTCGATCCCGTGGCAAGACTGGATCGCGCGCGACGAGGCCTTTCCGGTCACGGGACGATCGGTACGAAGCACGCTGTCGAGCGTGCCGGCGCTGCAACGGACCGTCAAAAAGGCCATCTCCATGCGGCTCGGCGAGGCGTTCGGCGTGCGCAGCCTTGCCGAGACCGGCGCTGTCGTTCCCATCGAAATCGCGTTGCTCCACGACACCGCCACCTTGCTCCTCGACACCAGCGGCGACGGGCTGCACAAGCGCGGCTACCGCGACCTGGTCGGCGCCGCTCCGCTGCGCGAGACGCTGGCGGCCGCCCTCGTCGATCTTTCGTTCTGGAAAAACGGCAAGGCCCTGATCGATCCGTTCTGCGGCAGCGGAACGATCGCCATCGAAGCGGCGCTGGCCGGCCGCAGGATCGCGCCCGGTGTGGCACGCAGCTTCGCGGCCGAAGGCTGGAGCTGGATGCCGGCGGAGGTCTGGGCGCAGGCACGCGAAGAAGCGCAAGACCAGGCGCTGGAGCGCCTCGACGAACGCATCATCGCGACCGACATCGACGCCGAAGCGCTGTCGCTCGCGCGCCGCCACGCCGCGCGCGCCGGAGTCGAGGCCGACATCCACTTCCAGAAGCGCGCCTTTGCCGACCTCGAGACCAGTCACCATTACGGCTGCATCGTCACCAACCCGCCCTACGGGGTGCGTCTCGAGGACGATGACGACGTGCGCCGCCTGTACGAATCGATGGCGGCCGTGTTCGAGCGCCTGCCGACCTGGTCGTTCTTCGTTCTTACGCCGTGGCGCGATTTCGAGAGCATCGTCCGGCGGCGCGCCGACCGGCGCCGCAAGCTCTACAATGCCCGCATCGAGTGCACGTACTTCCAGTTCCACGGGCCCAAGCCTCCGCGGGCCGACGGCGGCGGCACCGGCACCGGCACCGGCGAAGACCGGGAAGCACGCGAAAGCGGGCCCCGGTAG
- a CDS encoding MBL fold metallo-hydrolase — MIFRQLFDPVSSTYTYLLGDERTREALLIDPVFEKFERERALLEELGLKLLYTLETHVHADHVTAAWRFREALGSKIVISRRSEAEGADIYVDDGDPIRFSGVELRVVATPGHTDGCVTYVTGDWRMAFTGDALLIRSAGRTDFQHGDAHALYHSIRDKIFSLPEDCLLYPGHDYGGRTVTSVGEEKRWNPRIGGDASESDFVGYMQNLGLPHPKQLDIAVPANRRCGKPETAISTDRPTWGPVHRTFAGVSEIEPVWVHEHPSLVTMLDVREPAELTGELGRIEGSMHIPLGELRKRVDEVPRDKPVVCICRSGRRSAQAVAILEQASVPDVANVTGGMIRWRSQHL, encoded by the coding sequence ATGATCTTCCGCCAGCTGTTCGACCCCGTCTCCTCCACTTACACCTACCTGCTGGGCGACGAGCGAACGCGCGAGGCGCTGCTCATCGACCCCGTGTTCGAAAAGTTCGAGCGCGAGCGCGCGCTGCTCGAAGAGCTCGGTCTCAAGCTCCTGTACACGCTCGAGACGCACGTGCACGCCGACCACGTCACCGCCGCGTGGCGCTTTCGCGAAGCGCTTGGATCGAAGATCGTCATTAGCCGCCGGAGCGAGGCCGAAGGCGCCGACATCTACGTCGACGACGGCGACCCGATCCGTTTTTCCGGCGTGGAGCTGCGCGTCGTCGCAACACCGGGCCACACCGACGGCTGCGTGACCTACGTGACCGGCGACTGGCGCATGGCCTTCACGGGCGATGCACTGCTGATCCGCAGCGCGGGACGCACCGACTTCCAGCACGGCGACGCGCACGCGCTGTACCATTCGATTCGCGACAAGATATTCTCGCTGCCCGAGGACTGCCTGCTGTATCCGGGCCACGATTACGGCGGCCGCACGGTGACCAGCGTCGGGGAAGAGAAACGCTGGAACCCGCGCATCGGCGGCGATGCCAGCGAAAGCGATTTCGTCGGCTACATGCAGAACCTCGGTCTGCCGCATCCGAAGCAGCTCGACATTGCGGTACCGGCCAATCGCCGCTGCGGAAAGCCGGAAACCGCGATTTCGACGGACCGTCCGACCTGGGGACCCGTGCACCGCACTTTCGCCGGAGTATCCGAGATCGAGCCGGTGTGGGTTCACGAGCACCCGTCGCTGGTGACGATGCTCGACGTTCGCGAGCCGGCCGAGCTGACCGGCGAGCTCGGCCGCATCGAGGGCAGCATGCATATTCCGCTCGGCGAGCTGAGAAAACGCGTGGACGAAGTGCCGCGAGACAAGCCGGTCGTCTGTATCTGCCGCTCCGGACGCCGCTCGGCCCAGGCCGTTGCCATCCTCGAGCAGGCCTCCGTCCCCGACGTCGCCAATGTGACCGGCGGCATGATCCGCTGGCGCTCTCAGCACCTCTAA
- a CDS encoding AbrB/MazE/SpoVT family DNA-binding domain-containing protein, whose product MALPQSRVTAQGQISVPAEVRRKLGIGPGSILEWDEDGERMVVRKAGRFSSLEIHNALFAKRRVKPRKLQDSKVAVARHLQEKNARR is encoded by the coding sequence ATGGCACTGCCTCAATCCAGGGTCACCGCACAGGGCCAGATCTCGGTCCCGGCCGAAGTACGCCGGAAACTGGGCATCGGCCCCGGATCCATCCTCGAATGGGACGAAGACGGGGAACGCATGGTCGTGCGGAAGGCCGGACGGTTCTCCTCACTCGAGATCCACAACGCGCTCTTTGCCAAGCGACGCGTCAAGCCTCGCAAGCTGCAGGACTCGAAGGTCGCCGTCGCCCGGCACCTCCAAGAGAAGAATGCGCGCCGTTGA
- a CDS encoding type II toxin-antitoxin system VapC family toxin, whose amino-acid sequence MRAVDSNVLVRLITRDDEKQVASAESFVEKGAWVSHLVLAETTWVLSAAYELEHADIATAVEMLLSHERLTLENADVIVAALERYRNRPALGFSDCLVLEIARKAGHLPLGTFDRNLGRLEGAERL is encoded by the coding sequence ATGCGCGCCGTTGACAGCAACGTTCTCGTGCGTCTCATCACGCGGGACGATGAAAAGCAGGTCGCGTCGGCGGAATCGTTCGTCGAAAAAGGAGCGTGGGTGTCCCATCTCGTGCTCGCCGAGACGACCTGGGTGCTCTCGGCGGCGTACGAGTTGGAGCACGCCGACATCGCTACAGCGGTCGAGATGCTGCTCAGTCACGAGCGCCTTACGTTGGAGAATGCGGACGTGATCGTCGCGGCGCTCGAACGCTACCGCAATCGTCCCGCACTTGGCTTCTCGGATTGCCTGGTTCTGGAGATCGCGCGCAAGGCCGGGCACCTCCCGCTCGGGACCTTCGACAGGAATCTTGGCCGGCTGGAAGGCGCCGAGAGACTGTAG
- a CDS encoding fatty acid desaturase, whose translation MSTGDTFDIHDIDLDGFASAIGELREELRASLGDDDLRHLANIERWGRVATLVGLATSWIAPNPLSAVLLSLGRSTRWLLMHHIGHRGYDKVPGVADRHTSRVFARGKRRFIDWADWMTPEAWIYEHNILHHQHTGEMRDPDLIEQNLEGIHRSRLPMFARYALLALLAGTWRASYYASKTLTAWWHRRAPDGAPRPVPVAALVTQCLAPYALLQFVLLPALFTPLGAWAVFSVLCNSILADVLTNVHTFFVVGPNHTGDDVWRFEDAPASRGEFYVRQVIGSVNYRTGGDAVDFAHLWLNYQIEHHLFPDAPMLAYRRIQPRVKEVCARFGVPYLEEPVTTRFLKMSRVFVGRASMRRLEAGTPPVQLKAA comes from the coding sequence GTGAGTACGGGGGACACGTTCGACATCCACGATATCGATCTGGACGGATTCGCGAGTGCGATCGGCGAGCTTCGCGAAGAGCTGCGCGCATCGCTCGGAGACGACGACCTGCGTCATCTCGCGAACATCGAGCGCTGGGGAAGGGTAGCGACGCTTGTCGGGCTGGCCACTTCGTGGATCGCGCCGAACCCGCTGTCGGCCGTGCTGCTTTCGCTCGGCAGATCGACGCGCTGGCTGCTGATGCACCACATCGGCCATCGCGGTTACGACAAGGTTCCAGGCGTCGCCGACCGACACACCTCGCGCGTCTTTGCGCGAGGGAAAAGGCGTTTCATCGACTGGGCGGACTGGATGACACCGGAAGCCTGGATCTACGAGCACAATATCCTGCATCACCAGCACACGGGCGAGATGCGCGATCCCGACCTCATCGAGCAGAACCTCGAGGGCATCCATCGCTCGCGGCTGCCGATGTTCGCGCGCTACGCTCTGCTGGCGCTGCTCGCAGGTACCTGGCGCGCCTCCTACTACGCGTCGAAGACATTGACGGCGTGGTGGCATCGCCGTGCCCCGGACGGCGCGCCGCGCCCGGTGCCGGTGGCAGCGCTGGTCACGCAATGCCTGGCTCCGTACGCGCTGCTCCAGTTCGTGCTCCTGCCGGCACTGTTCACGCCGCTCGGCGCGTGGGCGGTATTCTCGGTGCTGTGCAACTCGATCCTGGCCGACGTCCTGACCAACGTGCATACGTTCTTCGTCGTCGGTCCAAACCACACGGGTGACGATGTCTGGCGATTCGAAGACGCCCCCGCATCACGCGGCGAGTTCTACGTTCGGCAGGTGATCGGGTCCGTGAACTACAGGACCGGCGGAGATGCCGTCGATTTCGCGCACCTCTGGCTCAACTACCAGATCGAGCACCACCTGTTTCCCGACGCGCCGATGCTCGCCTACCGCCGCATCCAGCCGAGAGTAAAGGAAGTATGCGCGCGCTTCGGCGTGCCGTACCTCGAGGAGCCGGTCACGACGCGCTTCCTCAAGATGAGCCGTGTGTTCGTCGGCCGTGCGAGCATGCGCCGTCTCGAAGCGGGGACCCCGCCGGTGCAATTGAAGGCGGCGTAG
- a CDS encoding acyl-CoA dehydrogenase family protein codes for MRMNVHPIPTVSDRINQIRELTAKIVNHEILPNENELWVGRRGGEATNGARQRAHDLRAGIRDKVKQAGLWAPHLPREYGGAGLNFLEHAYMNEVLAYAVGAAALFGVVAPNSGNQSILVKYGTDEQKKNWLLPMIESGMESGFSMTEPENPGSDPRSIRTSARRDGDDWVINGHKWFTSNGKRADFFIVMCRTEDPNAPAERNGKMTQIIVPSDTPGVRIARGIPVWGRDSDHCEIYYDDVRVPLGNALGRAGSGHQAAQDRLGAGRVYHCMNSVGQMWRAFDLMVERSMMREVHGGKLETKQFIQGFIAESYIDIQAARLMTLHCAEKMESGGDPRTDISAIKIFVPAAYHRVVDRAIQVWGGAGVSGDLPLAEMYQGARTLRIADGPDEVHKILIAKNVLKAYREGDGWDFGN; via the coding sequence ATGCGAATGAACGTGCACCCGATTCCCACCGTATCCGACCGCATCAACCAGATCCGCGAGCTCACGGCGAAAATCGTCAATCATGAGATTCTTCCGAACGAGAACGAGTTGTGGGTCGGACGCCGCGGCGGCGAGGCAACCAACGGGGCGCGCCAGCGCGCCCACGATCTTCGCGCCGGCATCCGCGACAAGGTGAAGCAGGCGGGCCTGTGGGCGCCGCATCTTCCGCGCGAATACGGCGGCGCAGGCCTCAATTTCCTCGAGCACGCGTACATGAACGAGGTGCTCGCGTACGCGGTAGGCGCAGCGGCTCTCTTCGGCGTCGTCGCGCCAAACTCGGGCAACCAGTCGATCCTCGTCAAGTACGGCACCGACGAGCAGAAAAAGAACTGGCTGCTGCCGATGATCGAAAGCGGCATGGAGTCGGGATTCTCGATGACCGAGCCGGAAAATCCCGGCTCCGATCCGCGCTCGATCCGCACCAGCGCGCGCCGCGACGGCGACGACTGGGTGATCAACGGGCACAAGTGGTTCACGTCCAACGGCAAGCGCGCCGATTTCTTCATCGTGATGTGCCGCACCGAAGACCCGAACGCGCCTGCGGAGCGCAACGGCAAGATGACGCAGATCATCGTGCCGTCGGACACGCCGGGCGTGCGCATCGCGCGCGGCATTCCGGTCTGGGGCCGCGACAGCGACCACTGCGAGATCTACTACGACGACGTTCGCGTGCCGCTCGGCAACGCACTCGGTCGCGCCGGTTCGGGCCACCAGGCCGCGCAGGACCGCCTCGGCGCCGGCCGCGTCTACCACTGCATGAATTCGGTCGGGCAGATGTGGCGTGCCTTCGACCTGATGGTCGAGCGCTCGATGATGCGCGAGGTGCACGGCGGCAAGCTCGAGACCAAGCAGTTCATCCAGGGTTTCATCGCCGAGAGCTACATCGACATCCAGGCCGCGCGCCTGATGACGCTGCACTGCGCCGAGAAGATGGAAAGCGGTGGCGATCCGCGCACCGACATCTCGGCGATCAAGATCTTCGTTCCGGCCGCCTACCACCGCGTCGTCGACCGCGCGATCCAGGTCTGGGGCGGCGCCGGCGTCTCCGGCGATCTTCCGCTGGCCGAGATGTACCAGGGCGCAAGGACGCTGCGCATCGCCGACGGCCCCGACGAAGTCCACAAGATCCTCATCGCGAAGAACGTCCTCAAGGCGTATCGCGAAGGGGACGGGTGGGACTTCGGGAACTGA
- a CDS encoding lamin tail domain-containing protein: protein MLRSFWCAVAASIVFLAPTAAVAGPTSCLIGSDPIVAGDAQALRDARTTIDAACPCATYDGSDGHARSDFAACIKTQMASLTSVRKPCLGTLKKFYKNSRCGRSAIVGARPCIYTSVADGSVNCKIRTKYKTDGTLADKCLSSAKATATECAGVDTCIDAADTNQDLLIAAPGDSGQCYAPAGETFCQQLAPLSSGTCEVTAGDAGRVILGDVLTPTTIYRGGQVVIDSQGIIVQAGCSAACAGSCATTASTATVISCPQAAISPGLVNTHDHLTFDQNSPYAATAERYEDRHEWRSGLHGHTLIPAAGGASGDEISWAELRGLMAGTTSIAGSGGQTGLLRNLDKATMEEGLARPAVDYDNFPLNDSSPPTFPPTPTCDQFTGAITPSDATFTAADSYEPHIAEGVDAYSENEFYCLSNSPNDIVQSKTAVIGGVGLTSVDLAVMEAEGSKLIWSPRSNIALYGDTAAAQVFARMGGTVALGTDWNVSGSMNMLRELECADQFNAGYLHHSFSNRDLWSMATTNSAAAAALDDAIGLLAPGYAADIAVFSEADHDGYRAVIDAQPQDVSLVLRSGKPLYGDAATIGAIPDTGSCDTVDVCGSSKQVCLTGEIGKTYSALQTSVGSVYPDFFCGTPQNEPTCIPSRGVSVNGSAVYDGNITGTDDDGDGYANATDNCPTIFNPARPVDNGVQPDTDGDGVGDACDPCPLDANTTTCSFNGNDRDSDGIPNATDNCPNVANADQADIDGDGKGDACDACPSYPNPGAIPCPAMTGFSPPLSYARQGDSDVPTFQTPLAVTMNGPVAQDTFVAIATSDPASLTIVGGGVTILSGQTSAQVHINGLAQSADVTLTATFGAANLVAHVRVIGTSETPVLVDLQPATTSVVQGGTRTFTVTLDIPASPGGSSVALSLTPADAGTIPPSVLVPADQFSATFDYDDANTETSAQIDATLGSMLSADLTIVAPGSATSLVINEIDYDNVGTDAAEFVEVFNPTSAPISLSGIALVLVNGGSNTEYDRFDLSPAGSLAASQYLVVGATSVVSSVPAGVETIDAGAVTSLIQNGAPDGVALIDAVHSTLIDALSYEGSMTMAQITGFPGTVSLVEGTALPVSVADSNTVNGSLSRLPDGSDTNDAATDWKFSSTPTPGAANVP from the coding sequence ATGCTTCGATCGTTCTGGTGCGCCGTTGCCGCGTCGATTGTTTTTCTTGCGCCGACCGCAGCCGTCGCGGGCCCGACGTCGTGCCTGATCGGCAGCGACCCGATCGTCGCCGGCGACGCGCAGGCACTGCGCGACGCGCGCACCACCATCGACGCCGCCTGTCCCTGCGCCACCTATGACGGCAGCGACGGCCACGCCCGCTCCGATTTTGCCGCCTGCATCAAGACGCAGATGGCCTCGCTCACGTCCGTGCGCAAGCCCTGCCTCGGCACGCTCAAGAAGTTCTACAAGAACTCGCGCTGCGGCCGCAGCGCGATCGTCGGCGCGCGGCCTTGCATCTACACCAGCGTTGCCGACGGCTCGGTGAACTGCAAGATCCGCACGAAGTACAAGACCGACGGAACGCTCGCCGACAAGTGCCTCAGCAGCGCGAAGGCAACGGCAACCGAGTGCGCCGGCGTGGACACCTGCATCGACGCGGCCGACACGAACCAGGATCTTCTCATTGCCGCACCGGGCGACAGCGGCCAGTGCTATGCACCTGCCGGCGAGACCTTCTGCCAGCAGCTTGCGCCGCTTTCATCGGGCACTTGCGAAGTGACCGCGGGCGACGCCGGCCGGGTGATCCTCGGAGACGTCCTGACGCCGACGACGATCTACCGCGGCGGACAGGTCGTGATCGATTCCCAGGGCATCATCGTTCAGGCAGGTTGCTCGGCCGCCTGCGCGGGAAGCTGCGCGACGACGGCGTCCACTGCTACCGTCATCAGTTGTCCGCAGGCGGCGATCTCGCCTGGCCTGGTCAACACGCACGACCACCTCACCTTCGACCAGAACTCCCCGTATGCCGCGACGGCCGAGCGCTACGAGGATCGCCACGAGTGGCGCAGTGGCCTTCACGGCCACACGTTGATCCCGGCTGCCGGTGGTGCAAGTGGGGACGAGATCAGCTGGGCCGAGCTGCGCGGGTTGATGGCAGGCACGACCTCGATCGCCGGCAGCGGCGGTCAGACCGGCCTGCTGAGAAACCTCGACAAGGCCACGATGGAGGAAGGGCTCGCTCGTCCGGCGGTGGACTACGACAACTTCCCGCTCAACGACAGCAGTCCGCCGACGTTCCCGCCCACGCCCACCTGCGATCAGTTTACGGGCGCCATCACGCCGTCCGACGCGACCTTCACAGCCGCCGACTCCTACGAGCCGCACATTGCCGAAGGTGTCGATGCGTACTCGGAAAACGAATTCTACTGCCTCAGCAATTCTCCGAACGACATCGTGCAGAGCAAGACGGCCGTGATCGGCGGCGTGGGTCTGACCTCCGTCGATCTCGCAGTGATGGAGGCCGAGGGCAGCAAGCTCATCTGGTCGCCGCGTTCGAACATTGCGCTCTACGGCGATACGGCGGCGGCTCAGGTATTCGCGCGAATGGGCGGCACCGTCGCGCTCGGGACGGACTGGAACGTTTCCGGCTCGATGAACATGCTGCGCGAGCTCGAGTGCGCCGACCAGTTCAACGCTGGCTACCTCCATCACAGCTTCAGCAACCGGGACCTCTGGTCGATGGCGACCACCAACAGCGCTGCCGCTGCGGCCCTGGACGACGCCATCGGCCTGCTCGCGCCGGGCTACGCGGCGGACATTGCCGTTTTCAGCGAGGCCGACCACGACGGTTACCGCGCGGTGATCGATGCACAACCCCAGGACGTCTCGCTCGTCCTTCGCAGCGGCAAGCCGCTCTACGGCGATGCCGCCACCATCGGGGCCATCCCGGACACGGGCTCCTGCGACACCGTCGATGTCTGCGGCAGCAGCAAGCAGGTCTGCCTGACGGGCGAGATCGGGAAGACGTATTCCGCGCTCCAGACCTCCGTCGGCAGCGTCTACCCGGATTTCTTCTGCGGAACGCCACAGAACGAGCCCACGTGCATTCCGAGCCGCGGCGTCAGCGTCAACGGCTCCGCGGTCTACGACGGCAACATCACCGGCACCGACGATGACGGCGACGGCTACGCCAACGCCACCGACAACTGCCCCACCATCTTCAACCCGGCGCGCCCGGTCGATAACGGCGTCCAACCCGACACCGACGGTGACGGCGTCGGTGACGCGTGCGACCCGTGCCCTCTGGACGCGAACACAACGACCTGCAGCTTCAACGGGAATGACCGCGACAGCGACGGCATCCCGAACGCAACGGACAACTGTCCGAACGTCGCCAACGCCGACCAGGCGGACATCGACGGCGACGGCAAGGGGGACGCGTGCGATGCGTGCCCGAGTTATCCGAACCCTGGCGCGATCCCGTGCCCGGCGATGACGGGTTTTTCGCCGCCGCTCTCGTACGCGCGCCAAGGCGACAGCGACGTGCCGACCTTCCAGACTCCGCTGGCGGTGACGATGAACGGGCCGGTCGCGCAGGACACCTTCGTGGCGATCGCCACCTCGGATCCGGCTTCGCTGACGATCGTCGGCGGCGGCGTGACGATCCTCTCGGGGCAGACGAGCGCGCAGGTGCACATCAACGGCCTGGCGCAGTCCGCCGACGTGACGCTGACGGCGACGTTCGGAGCGGCAAATCTCGTTGCGCACGTTCGCGTGATCGGCACCTCGGAAACGCCGGTGCTCGTGGACCTTCAGCCTGCGACGACATCGGTGGTGCAGGGCGGGACGCGCACCTTCACGGTGACGCTGGACATCCCGGCGTCACCCGGCGGCAGCTCGGTCGCGTTGTCGCTGACTCCCGCGGATGCGGGCACCATTCCGCCCAGCGTCCTCGTGCCGGCCGACCAGTTCAGCGCGACGTTCGACTATGACGATGCGAACACGGAGACGTCCGCGCAGATCGACGCGACCCTCGGCTCGATGCTGTCGGCGGACCTGACCATCGTGGCGCCCGGCAGCGCGACCAGCCTGGTCATCAACGAAATCGACTACGACAACGTCGGCACCGATGCGGCGGAGTTCGTCGAGGTCTTCAACCCGACCTCCGCGCCCATCAGCCTCAGCGGCATCGCGCTCGTGCTCGTCAACGGCGGGAGCAACACGGAGTACGATCGGTTCGACCTCAGCCCCGCGGGCTCGCTCGCCGCTTCCCAGTATCTCGTCGTCGGTGCCACCAGTGTCGTGTCCAGCGTTCCCGCCGGCGTAGAGACGATCGACGCGGGCGCTGTGACCAGTCTCATCCAGAACGGCGCACCGGACGGAGTGGCGCTGATCGATGCTGTCCACTCGACCCTCATCGACGCGCTCTCGTACGAAGGGTCGATGACGATGGCCCAGATCACCGGGTTCCCGGGCACCGTATCGCTTGTGGAAGGCACCGCACTCCCCGTATCCGTGGCCGATTCGAACACCGTCAACGGTTCGCTGTCCCGTCTGCCGGACGGCTCGGATACCAATGACGCAGCCACCGATTGGAAATTCTCCAGCACGCCGACGCCCGGCGCCGCCAACGTGCCGTGA